In Methanocaldococcus lauensis, a single genomic region encodes these proteins:
- the frhA gene encoding coenzyme F420 hydrogenase subunit alpha: MANRIEISPTTRHEGHAKLILEVNDEGIVNKAYYLNTTPVRGFETMLRGRPAEFAPIAVMRICGICQTTHGIASCEAIENAIDCEVPDDGLLLRELVGLGNRLHSHPLHHLLTIDDFLKPDETNLRIELIKLIQRMRKVGQLVVDIVGGEGIHPPNIVIGGMRTNITERSKSKLYYALRQYEKDAYELYEKYTELIERYLEEIGIPDLGAHEYPYIASHTTYGDRYAINWDSVVEIPPQRYYDDEEAIHTTTVQIPLYEGVPAEGGPRARLVKFGNFRAGGSALDINIARAQENLGAVYRALEILDEVNIYGKTRAEVEYKDGFGIGVHEAPRATNTHMAEVGKDGKIKSYRIIAASTWNFPIVEKAIEGYPHQYAEVIMRAYDIUASCATHIIVKDEESKETIEVRKML; encoded by the coding sequence GAATAGTAAATAAAGCATATTATTTAAATACAACTCCTGTTAGGGGATTCGAAACAATGTTAAGGGGCAGACCTGCAGAATTTGCTCCTATCGCAGTTATGAGAATCTGTGGAATTTGTCAAACCACTCACGGAATTGCATCCTGTGAAGCTATAGAGAATGCAATAGACTGTGAAGTTCCTGATGATGGTTTATTGTTAAGGGAATTAGTAGGACTTGGAAATAGATTACATTCTCATCCGTTACACCACTTATTAACAATTGATGACTTTTTAAAGCCAGATGAAACCAATTTAAGAATTGAATTAATAAAATTAATTCAAAGAATGAGAAAAGTTGGACAGTTAGTAGTTGATATTGTAGGTGGAGAAGGGATTCATCCTCCAAACATTGTAATTGGGGGTATGAGAACAAACATAACTGAAAGATCTAAGTCAAAGTTATACTATGCATTAAGACAGTATGAAAAAGATGCCTATGAATTGTATGAAAAATACACTGAATTAATTGAAAGATACTTAGAAGAAATAGGAATTCCTGATTTAGGGGCTCATGAATATCCATACATTGCTTCCCACACTACATATGGAGATAGATATGCTATAAACTGGGATAGTGTCGTAGAAATTCCTCCTCAAAGATACTATGATGATGAAGAGGCAATACATACTACAACAGTTCAAATTCCATTATATGAGGGGGTTCCTGCTGAAGGAGGACCAAGAGCAAGATTGGTTAAATTTGGAAACTTTAGAGCAGGAGGTAGTGCTTTAGACATCAACATAGCAAGAGCTCAAGAAAACCTTGGAGCTGTTTATAGAGCCTTAGAAATTTTAGATGAAGTTAATATATATGGAAAAACAAGAGCTGAAGTTGAATACAAAGATGGTTTTGGAATTGGAGTTCATGAAGCTCCAAGAGCAACAAATACACACATGGCAGAAGTTGGAAAAGATGGAAAAATAAAGAGCTATAGAATCATAGCGGCATCAACTTGGAACTTCCCAATAGTTGAAAAGGCAATTGAGGGTTACCCACATCAGTATGCTGAAGTGATAATGAGAGCCTATGACATATGAGCATCATGTGCTACTCATATAATAGTTAAAGATGAAGAGTCAAAAGAAACCATAGAAGTTAGAAAAATGTTGTAA